A DNA window from Engraulis encrasicolus isolate BLACKSEA-1 chromosome 3, IST_EnEncr_1.0, whole genome shotgun sequence contains the following coding sequences:
- the LOC134445595 gene encoding zinc finger protein 436-like has protein sequence MSALKTHLITHSGEKPFECSQCGKRFGRLSHLKDHEMIHSDEKRFECSECGKRFCQLSHFKSHLMSHSGERPFQCLECGKSFGQMSTFKKHQVIHSEGKDKNPFECSECGKVFTQMNNLKRHQMSHSGERPFKCSQCGKSFIRINELKNHQMIHSGEKPYECSQCGRRFIQSAHLKSHQRKHSGEKPFQCSQCGKSFSHKNNLTYHQKIHAEEKPYKCSHCGKGFSAFNSMKRHQNNHKLHKYDEHNKSDKQLM, from the coding sequence ATGTCCGCCCTCAAGACCCACCTGATCACCCACTCGGGAGAAAAGCCATTCGAGTGCTCTCAGTGCGGGAAGAGGTTTGGCAGATTGAGCCATCTGAAGGACCACGAGATGATCCACTCGGACGAGAAGCGATTCGAGTGCTCCGAATGCGGGAAGAGATTTTGCCAGCTGAGCCATTTCAAGTCCCACCTGATGAGCCATTCGGGGGAAAGGCCATTTCAGTGCCTTGAATGCGGGAAGAGCTTCGGTCAAATGTCCACCTTCAAAAAGCACCAGGTCATCCATTCAGAGGGCAAAGACAAAAATCCGTTCGAGTGCTCCGAATGTGGAAAGGTCTTTACTCAGATGAACAATCTCAAGAGACACCAGATGAGTCATTCGGGGGAAAGGCCATTTAAATGCTCTCAATGCGGAAAGAGCTTCATTCGAATTAACGAACTCAAGAATCACCAGATGATCCATTCTGGTGAAAAGCCATACGAGTGCTCTCAGTGTGGAAGGAGGTTCATTCAAAGCGCCCATCTCAAGTCTCACCAGCGTAAACATTCGGGAGAAAAACCGTTTCAGTGCTCTCAGTGTGGAAAGAGCTTTTCTCACAAGAATAATCTCACGTACCACCAGAAGATCCATGCAGAGGAGAAACCATATAAGTGTTCTCATTGTGGAAAGGGGTTTAGCGCATTTAACAGCATGAAGAGACACCAGAACAATCACAAACTGCACAAATACGATGAACACAACAAGAGTGACAAGCAATTGAtgtaa